A genomic segment from Lutibacter sp. A80 encodes:
- a CDS encoding TIGR01777 family oxidoreductase translates to MASILITGGSGLIGSYLSNLLKSKGHSVSILSRKKSSDPSIFYWDITNNYIDPEAIISAEYIIHLAGAGIADKRWTSARKKNLIDSRVKSTNLIYNKVKELNPNLKGFISASGIGFYGAITSEKIYNENDAPYNDFLSKVCVLWEKSALQFNSLNIRTVILRTGIVLSKEGGALKKIIKPIKLGFGAALGSGKQYMPWIAMEDLCNMYVSSIENTNFKGVYNAASPEHITNNELTKLSAKILKKPLWLPNAPSFILKILLGELAVILLEGSRVSSEKVKNIGFKFEYTSLEKYLNKILN, encoded by the coding sequence ATGGCATCAATTTTAATTACAGGAGGAAGTGGTTTAATTGGAAGTTACTTAAGTAATTTACTAAAATCTAAAGGCCATTCAGTATCAATATTAAGTAGAAAAAAAAGCTCTGATCCGAGTATATTTTATTGGGATATTACAAATAATTATATTGATCCAGAAGCAATAATTTCTGCTGAATATATTATCCATTTAGCGGGTGCAGGTATTGCAGACAAACGATGGACTTCAGCTCGAAAAAAAAATTTAATTGATAGCCGAGTTAAATCAACTAACTTAATATATAATAAAGTAAAAGAATTAAACCCAAATTTAAAAGGCTTTATTTCAGCATCAGGTATTGGTTTTTACGGAGCCATAACTTCAGAAAAAATATATAATGAAAATGATGCTCCTTACAACGATTTTTTAAGTAAAGTATGTGTGCTTTGGGAAAAATCAGCGCTTCAATTTAACTCATTAAACATTAGAACGGTTATTTTAAGAACTGGTATTGTACTTTCTAAAGAAGGTGGTGCTTTAAAAAAAATTATAAAACCTATTAAATTAGGCTTTGGAGCTGCTTTAGGTAGTGGTAAACAATATATGCCTTGGATTGCAATGGAAGATCTATGCAATATGTATGTTTCCTCTATTGAAAACACAAACTTTAAGGGTGTTTATAATGCTGCATCACCAGAACATATTACTAATAATGAATTAACCAAGTTAAGTGCAAAAATTTTAAAAAAACCTTTATGGCTCCCTAACGCTCCCTCTTTTATTTTAAAAATTCTATTAGGTGAATTAGCTGTTATTCTTTTAGAAGGCAGCAGAGTTTCTTCTGAAAAGGTAAAAAATATTGGATTTAAATTTGAATATACTTCATTAGAAAAATATTTAAATAAAATTCTCAATTAA
- a CDS encoding 2-oxoacid:acceptor oxidoreductase family protein has translation MTEEIIIAGFGGQGVLSMGKILAYSGIMQDQEVSWMPSYGPEMRGGTANVTVILSDERISSPYLKVFDTAIILNQQSMDKFEECVKPGGILLYEPNGISQHPSRTDIHIYQIEGNKIATEMGNKKIFNMVVMGAFLKIKPIVALNNVIEGLKKSLPERYHNLIPLNKEAITKGMENVKPYFIEKQTV, from the coding sequence ATGACAGAAGAAATTATTATTGCAGGGTTTGGTGGACAAGGTGTACTATCAATGGGTAAAATATTAGCATATTCTGGCATTATGCAAGATCAAGAAGTTAGCTGGATGCCTTCTTACGGACCAGAAATGAGAGGTGGAACAGCTAATGTAACCGTAATTTTAAGCGATGAAAGAATCAGTTCTCCATATTTAAAAGTTTTTGACACTGCCATTATTTTAAACCAACAAAGTATGGATAAATTTGAAGAGTGCGTAAAACCTGGTGGAATTTTATTGTATGAACCAAACGGTATATCTCAACACCCTTCAAGAACAGACATACATATTTATCAAATCGAAGGAAACAAAATTGCAACTGAAATGGGTAATAAAAAAATATTCAATATGGTTGTTATGGGTGCATTTTTAAAAATTAAACCAATTGTAGCTTTAAATAATGTAATTGAAGGTTTAAAAAAATCGTTACCCGAACGTTACCATAATTTAATACCTTTAAATAAAGAAGCAATTACTAAAGGAATGGAGAATGTAAAACCCTATTTTATAGAAAAACAAACAGTTTAA
- a CDS encoding thiamine pyrophosphate-dependent enzyme codes for MNVLDIIKPENQVFCKSKLMTDTTLSYCPGCGHGTAHNLTMEVIDELGICENTIGVAPVGCSVLAYDFMNIDMTQAAHGRAPAVATAIARTWPKKYVFTYQGDGDLAAIGTAETIHACNRGENIVIIFINNGIYGMTGGQMAPTTLEGMHSSTSPYGREIKTMGSPLKITELISNLPGVYYVTRQAVHTHKHARKTKKAIKKAFENTRLKKGLSFIEIVSNCNSGWKMTPNEANIWMEEHMFPYFPLGDIKVNGILK; via the coding sequence ATGAACGTACTAGACATTATAAAACCCGAAAATCAAGTATTCTGTAAATCAAAATTAATGACAGATACTACTCTGTCATACTGCCCTGGTTGCGGACACGGTACTGCGCATAACTTAACAATGGAAGTTATTGATGAGTTAGGTATTTGTGAAAACACCATTGGGGTTGCTCCGGTTGGATGCTCTGTTTTAGCATATGATTTTATGAATATTGATATGACACAAGCAGCGCACGGGCGTGCTCCTGCAGTTGCAACTGCCATAGCTAGAACTTGGCCTAAAAAATATGTATTCACCTACCAAGGAGATGGTGATTTAGCTGCAATTGGTACTGCAGAAACTATTCACGCGTGTAATAGAGGTGAAAATATTGTAATTATTTTTATTAATAATGGAATTTATGGAATGACTGGTGGACAAATGGCTCCAACTACATTAGAAGGTATGCACTCTTCTACCTCTCCTTATGGTAGAGAAATAAAAACTATGGGATCTCCATTAAAAATAACTGAATTAATTTCAAATCTACCAGGCGTATACTATGTAACCCGCCAAGCTGTACACACCCATAAACACGCAAGAAAAACTAAAAAAGCTATTAAAAAAGCTTTTGAAAATACGCGTTTAAAAAAAGGTCTATCTTTTATTGAAATTGTTTCAAATTGTAACTCTGGATGGAAAATGACACCAAACGAAGCTAATATTTGGATGGAAGAACATATGTTTCCATATTTCCCTTTAGGTGATATTAAAGTAAACGGAATTTTAAAATAA
- a CDS encoding 3-methyl-2-oxobutanoate dehydrogenase subunit VorB: MSELKLMKGNEALAEAAIRAGVDAYFGYPITPQSEVIEYLMTERPEQRTGMVVLQAESELAAINMVYGAASTGKKVMTSSSSPGISLKLEGISYIAGAELPAVIVNVVRGGPGLGTIQPSQADYFQSVKGGGHGDYKLYVLAPSSVQEMADFVEDAFKIAFKYRAPVLILSDGLIGQMMEKVNLKDQQKRLTDEEVIKLNGNWATTGKPKTRERNIITSLDLQSEKMEARVHRLMKKYERMEQEDLRYEEYQTEDAEYLFVAYGSSARIAQKAVQLARAKGIKAGLLRPITLFPFPKKVLLNLANQVQGILSVELNAGQMVEDVRLSVEHKVPVEHFGRTGGIIHTPEEVLEALEQKIIK; encoded by the coding sequence ATGTCTGAATTAAAGTTAATGAAAGGAAATGAAGCATTAGCAGAAGCAGCAATTAGAGCTGGAGTTGATGCTTATTTTGGCTACCCTATTACCCCACAATCTGAAGTTATAGAATATTTAATGACAGAACGCCCTGAACAAAGAACGGGAATGGTTGTATTACAAGCCGAAAGTGAACTTGCAGCTATTAATATGGTTTATGGAGCCGCAAGTACAGGAAAAAAAGTAATGACCTCTTCCTCTAGCCCAGGAATTTCATTAAAATTAGAGGGCATTTCTTATATTGCTGGAGCCGAATTACCTGCAGTAATAGTAAATGTTGTTAGAGGCGGACCTGGATTAGGTACAATTCAACCTTCACAAGCAGATTATTTTCAATCTGTAAAAGGAGGCGGACATGGAGATTATAAATTGTATGTATTAGCTCCCTCATCTGTTCAAGAAATGGCAGATTTTGTAGAAGATGCTTTTAAAATTGCTTTTAAATACCGTGCCCCTGTTTTAATTCTTTCTGATGGATTAATAGGTCAAATGATGGAAAAAGTAAATCTTAAAGACCAACAAAAACGTTTAACTGATGAAGAAGTTATAAAACTAAATGGTAATTGGGCTACTACTGGTAAACCTAAAACCCGTGAACGAAATATAATCACTTCTTTAGATTTACAATCAGAAAAAATGGAAGCAAGAGTTCATAGATTAATGAAAAAATATGAACGCATGGAGCAAGAAGACTTACGTTATGAAGAATATCAAACAGAAGATGCTGAATATTTATTTGTAGCGTATGGTTCAAGTGCCAGAATTGCTCAAAAAGCAGTTCAACTTGCAAGAGCTAAAGGAATAAAAGCTGGTTTATTAAGACCTATAACCCTATTTCCATTCCCTAAAAAAGTCTTACTTAATTTAGCGAATCAAGTACAAGGAATTTTAAGCGTTGAATTAAACGCTGGTCAAATGGTAGAAGACGTACGACTTTCAGTAGAACACAAAGTTCCTGTAGAACATTTTGGACGTACTGGAGGAATTATCCACACTCCTGAAGAAGTATTAGAAGCTTTAGAACAAAAAATTATAAAATGA
- a CDS encoding ferredoxin family protein, which yields MAKVKGAIVVDTEACKGCEVCMPVCKEDVIGMSSSVNRKGYHFAYMKNPEACTGCTNCAVVCPDRAISVYRVKVSA from the coding sequence ATGGCAAAAGTTAAAGGAGCAATTGTAGTTGACACAGAAGCGTGCAAAGGTTGCGAAGTTTGTATGCCTGTATGCAAAGAAGATGTTATTGGCATGTCTTCATCAGTAAATAGAAAAGGATATCATTTTGCTTATATGAAAAACCCAGAAGCTTGTACAGGATGCACTAATTGCGCAGTAGTTTGCCCAGATAGAGCCATATCTGTATATAGAGTTAAAGTTTCCGCATAA